Proteins co-encoded in one Sporosarcina sp. FSL K6-1522 genomic window:
- a CDS encoding minor capsid protein, producing MDFIERLQDKINAMPQLPVVCKLGYLGTDESLVLYPLPGSKVVQEYMDGTSDQQLNFEFAMKSKSQSKIHQTLWLVQGELEKLKELHSQDGSFEFEEITITNKPFINQIDEQGWFVFLLDIQANITVLKEEK from the coding sequence ATGGATTTTATCGAAAGATTACAAGACAAAATAAATGCCATGCCACAACTTCCTGTTGTATGTAAGCTCGGATATCTCGGCACAGATGAATCGCTTGTGCTTTATCCGTTGCCAGGCTCGAAAGTCGTACAAGAATACATGGACGGCACGAGTGATCAGCAACTCAACTTTGAGTTTGCAATGAAATCGAAGTCACAAAGTAAAATACACCAAACGTTGTGGCTGGTGCAGGGCGAGTTAGAAAAGCTGAAAGAGTTGCATAGCCAAGACGGAAGTTTCGAATTCGAAGAAATAACCATAACGAACAAACCCTTTATCAATCAAATTGATGAGCAAGGTTGGTTCGTTTTTTTGTTGGACATTCAAGCAAACATTACAGTTTTGAAGGAGGAAAAATAG
- a CDS encoding tape measure protein: MDDKRVGAVVSELDRLEVAGTKSGKGVKAAADSVNSLGDSSAKAGSSVKGAGDAVDKLSSSSANAAKGAQSASNSVDSLASSANSAGKDLKGADSAVDELASSSADASRGVNDASGSLDDLGSSASDTASNLQGADTALDDIASSGSDASGNIDDVTDSLNNLGDSGSDTSNDLQNVDTVIDDLSNSTSGASDNIDDVTGSLDNLSDSAEDAANNADNAGDNIDEMGQQTNRATMGIKELVVSLGLVALASKAFEVMKSALDGAIARFDTLEGFPVVMERMGFSSEQAESSIAKLSDGIQGLPTTLDGIVASAQNIAILTGDLDNATDTALALNNAFLASGSNAANAERGLTQYVQMLSKGTVDMMSWRTLQETMGYALKETAEAFGFAGASAQNDLYAALQQGTITFDAFNAKLLELNDGVGGFAELAVTGSEGIATSMSNLKNAATVGVANIIKSFDNLSKATTGKTIYKNIDSLKVVVSSSFKAIGAAIEGAAPIVIAFASAAQATIPVVQALSPAIIGLVAAYASYVVVSKATAAIQASNSVLAIAQASTAALTIATRAQMAAAAASATATGANAAATVAQTGAVSLSTLAIGVMTGKITLSTAATIAKTVATYALGAALKFLGGPIGWLIGGIGVLVTGIVALNKWVNKSSEEANRLSAETEALGNSTNSLNESIKSNAEAYKESISGIETNRQKNEELMRTVEELSAKENKSAAEKQLLAGYINELNGSIDGLNLSYNEEANALNMSSEELGKRVQLMAEQERFTEAMERQIEIVKEQYEAESKLDELTLKREEWRQAVENGTATAKLAAEEIAKLQEEEDALKVTSGELSEEYDRTMKIIAEATENGVNISKTALDEWISKNEELIGSMSDTYNELLDLTTNAFSKMSEKSKASGEEMIANLEHNQEMTRRWGTNIAELYNRAGKDAIDDGFVKYLEGLGPSAAAEVQEVADMSDAELKKYSELMANSATVASDSLKSSLGEGLEGAVDIVTGFVDNSAQSLRDRIAQSDFESIGTAIPEGLEGGVEKGSKKVSVATAKMADDATNSAKDALGVRSPSRVFNEIGTNITEGLVLGINGGTAAVIAAIQKMFQSVQTDSSNSFKNIVKNYDTSVKEIETALKKLPEITQKAMKSMLDKLKEGASPQVKVMTTLAKDLLTPFKNTPTQFQTIGKDAMAGLNRGLTSGEAQVMATARRIANSAANEMRKALDIHSPSRVTTKIGEQTGEGVVVGLESKQKDVNATSKKMAEAVASIIEGMHADVKNETSKHNEEIKMIEKRTKEDISLIHAKAAKEKRKLTEAELIRIERMNEDSNKKIIALEEKIAKEREKIATDSSKILIELSEKYVKQKKANGEMSLKDEGHFWNQMYATLEVGSVEYEKAMQNHQNVVKQMRDKMEKTNEDYAKRIVEIDKKLVDDTKKLNDEYNQAYSKRVDDLLNVAGLLDEFVEKDYVSGYQLIHNMQTQVDALEEFSSVIGSLGDRIDNDALFEELQALGPKSITELRALNSMSDEELKHFAGLYEKRFELARTQANKELEPLKEDITQQIKDLNEASQKELLLVEKEWKKAINNIVLGTQKEFDSMNQVGKDAMKGLEGGILSMESSLMATARRIADSIKATMQSALDIHSPSRVMRDQVGKMIPAGIAVGIKDNARMVYNELENMANKMIMPATPEQALGTSRMAYSGRVGVSGGNTFTSRTDKSKKQENDITIITNDSGAKEMERTLRRLQFGL; this comes from the coding sequence GTGGATGATAAGCGGGTAGGCGCTGTAGTTAGCGAGTTAGATAGACTTGAAGTAGCTGGCACTAAGTCTGGTAAAGGAGTTAAAGCAGCGGCGGATAGCGTCAATAGTCTTGGTGACAGTAGCGCCAAAGCGGGGTCAAGCGTCAAAGGCGCAGGTGACGCAGTCGACAAACTGTCAAGTAGTAGCGCTAATGCTGCTAAAGGTGCGCAAAGTGCATCTAATAGCGTAGATAGTTTGGCGAGTAGCGCCAACAGTGCCGGTAAAGACTTAAAAGGTGCCGATAGTGCCGTTGATGAACTTGCTAGTAGTAGCGCTGATGCGTCAAGGGGTGTAAATGATGCATCTGGCAGTCTGGATGATTTGGGAAGTAGCGCAAGTGACACTGCGAGCAATTTACAAGGTGCAGACACGGCGCTTGACGATATCGCAAGTAGCGGGTCAGATGCAAGCGGCAATATCGACGATGTAACCGATAGTTTAAATAATCTGGGTGACAGCGGTTCAGATACAAGTAACGATTTGCAAAACGTGGACACTGTTATCGATGATTTATCAAATAGCACATCTGGCGCAAGCGACAATATTGACGATGTGACAGGGAGTCTGGACAACTTATCTGACAGCGCTGAGGACGCAGCTAACAATGCAGATAATGCGGGAGATAACATTGACGAGATGGGCCAGCAGACGAATAGAGCGACTATGGGCATCAAAGAGTTAGTCGTATCGCTCGGGCTTGTTGCTCTTGCATCCAAAGCATTCGAAGTCATGAAATCCGCATTGGACGGGGCTATAGCCCGATTCGATACTCTGGAAGGGTTTCCGGTTGTTATGGAGCGCATGGGCTTTAGTAGTGAACAAGCGGAGTCGTCGATTGCTAAATTGTCAGATGGGATTCAGGGTCTGCCGACAACGCTTGACGGTATTGTTGCTAGTGCGCAAAACATTGCAATATTGACGGGTGATTTAGATAACGCTACAGATACCGCGCTAGCTCTCAATAACGCTTTCCTGGCGTCTGGATCGAATGCGGCGAATGCTGAACGTGGACTCACTCAATACGTGCAAATGTTATCAAAAGGCACAGTGGATATGATGTCATGGCGTACATTACAAGAAACAATGGGATACGCACTCAAAGAGACAGCGGAAGCATTCGGGTTTGCAGGGGCATCGGCACAAAACGACTTGTACGCGGCACTGCAACAGGGGACTATCACTTTCGATGCGTTCAATGCAAAGCTCCTTGAGCTGAATGATGGAGTTGGCGGGTTCGCCGAATTAGCAGTAACGGGTAGTGAAGGTATTGCGACGTCGATGAGTAACCTGAAAAATGCGGCGACTGTCGGCGTAGCAAACATTATTAAATCATTTGACAACCTATCAAAGGCGACAACGGGCAAAACGATATACAAAAATATCGATAGCTTGAAAGTGGTTGTGAGTTCATCTTTCAAAGCTATCGGTGCGGCGATTGAGGGTGCTGCGCCTATCGTCATTGCGTTTGCGTCGGCGGCGCAAGCCACAATCCCGGTTGTACAAGCATTGTCGCCTGCAATCATCGGGTTAGTGGCGGCGTATGCGTCGTATGTGGTTGTTAGTAAGGCGACGGCGGCAATACAAGCATCTAACAGCGTATTGGCGATTGCTCAAGCATCGACAGCAGCTTTAACTATAGCTACCAGAGCGCAAATGGCTGCGGCCGCAGCATCTGCTACTGCCACCGGTGCAAATGCTGCGGCAACGGTCGCACAAACGGGTGCAGTCAGTTTAAGTACATTAGCAATCGGTGTGATGACGGGAAAAATCACTTTATCCACTGCTGCTACCATTGCTAAAACAGTAGCGACATACGCCCTAGGAGCCGCTTTGAAGTTTTTAGGAGGCCCTATCGGTTGGCTGATCGGCGGCATCGGAGTATTGGTGACAGGAATAGTGGCTTTAAATAAGTGGGTCAACAAATCTAGTGAAGAAGCGAATCGACTAAGTGCAGAAACGGAAGCGCTTGGCAACTCTACAAATTCGCTGAATGAATCAATCAAAAGTAATGCTGAAGCATACAAAGAATCCATTAGCGGCATAGAAACAAATCGTCAAAAAAATGAAGAGTTGATGCGCACAGTTGAAGAGTTATCCGCTAAAGAAAATAAATCTGCGGCAGAAAAACAGCTACTAGCGGGCTATATCAACGAACTAAACGGTTCGATAGATGGGCTGAATCTATCCTATAACGAAGAAGCAAACGCTTTGAATATGTCATCTGAAGAATTGGGAAAACGTGTTCAACTTATGGCGGAGCAAGAACGTTTTACCGAAGCTATGGAGCGTCAAATCGAAATTGTCAAGGAACAATACGAAGCAGAGTCCAAACTTGATGAATTGACGCTAAAGCGAGAGGAATGGCGGCAAGCTGTCGAAAATGGCACAGCAACAGCCAAACTTGCAGCGGAAGAGATTGCTAAGCTACAAGAGGAAGAAGATGCACTAAAGGTTACTAGCGGGGAACTGTCGGAAGAATACGACCGCACTATGAAAATTATTGCCGAGGCTACTGAAAATGGCGTGAATATAAGTAAAACCGCGCTTGATGAATGGATTAGTAAGAATGAAGAACTGATAGGTAGTATGAGTGATACCTATAACGAGCTTCTTGATCTAACCACAAACGCCTTTTCTAAGATGAGCGAAAAATCCAAGGCGTCCGGCGAAGAAATGATAGCCAACCTAGAACACAACCAAGAAATGACAAGGCGATGGGGAACGAACATTGCAGAACTTTACAATCGAGCTGGTAAAGATGCCATTGATGATGGGTTTGTGAAGTATTTGGAAGGTTTAGGACCATCAGCAGCGGCAGAAGTACAAGAAGTCGCCGATATGTCAGATGCAGAATTGAAGAAATACAGTGAATTAATGGCAAACAGCGCAACAGTTGCGAGTGATAGTCTGAAGAGTTCGTTAGGTGAAGGTCTTGAAGGTGCGGTTGATATAGTGACTGGTTTTGTCGACAATAGCGCTCAATCACTACGTGATCGAATCGCGCAATCTGATTTCGAGTCTATTGGTACTGCTATCCCCGAAGGATTGGAAGGGGGAGTAGAAAAAGGTTCGAAAAAGGTCAGTGTTGCAACCGCGAAAATGGCTGATGACGCAACGAATTCCGCTAAAGATGCGCTTGGTGTACGTTCCCCGTCAAGGGTATTCAATGAAATCGGAACCAACATAACAGAGGGACTTGTCCTCGGAATAAACGGCGGAACAGCGGCAGTTATAGCGGCCATTCAAAAAATGTTCCAATCGGTTCAAACTGATTCGAGCAACAGCTTCAAAAACATCGTGAAGAATTACGATACGTCCGTGAAAGAAATTGAAACAGCATTAAAGAAATTACCCGAAATCACGCAAAAAGCCATGAAATCTATGCTTGATAAACTGAAAGAGGGCGCAAGTCCACAAGTAAAAGTAATGACTACTTTAGCTAAGGATTTACTTACTCCATTCAAAAACACGCCAACGCAATTTCAAACAATCGGTAAAGATGCGATGGCAGGCCTTAATCGCGGACTTACATCAGGTGAAGCACAAGTAATGGCTACCGCTAGAAGAATCGCCAATAGCGCAGCTAACGAGATGCGGAAAGCGTTGGATATCCATTCACCTTCACGAGTCACTACCAAGATAGGTGAGCAGACGGGTGAGGGTGTTGTCGTCGGCCTAGAAAGCAAGCAAAAAGATGTGAATGCCACATCCAAAAAGATGGCCGAAGCGGTCGCATCCATCATTGAGGGTATGCATGCAGATGTCAAAAACGAAACTTCCAAGCACAACGAAGAAATCAAGATGATTGAGAAGCGCACCAAAGAGGATATCAGTCTGATCCACGCCAAAGCAGCTAAGGAAAAAAGGAAGCTGACGGAAGCAGAACTTATTCGAATCGAGCGGATGAATGAGGACTCCAATAAAAAGATTATAGCGTTGGAGGAGAAAATCGCCAAAGAACGTGAAAAAATCGCTACGGATAGCAGTAAAATCCTAATCGAGCTATCCGAGAAATACGTCAAGCAGAAAAAAGCTAACGGCGAAATGAGTCTCAAAGATGAAGGTCACTTTTGGAATCAGATGTACGCCACACTTGAAGTTGGTAGCGTCGAATATGAAAAGGCTATGCAAAATCATCAGAATGTCGTTAAGCAAATGCGTGACAAGATGGAAAAGACGAATGAAGACTATGCGAAGCGTATTGTCGAGATTGATAAGAAGCTAGTTGATGATACCAAAAAACTCAATGACGAGTACAATCAAGCCTACTCAAAACGAGTGGATGATTTATTAAACGTTGCTGGATTACTGGACGAGTTTGTCGAGAAAGATTATGTGTCTGGTTATCAATTAATCCACAATATGCAAACTCAAGTAGATGCACTTGAAGAATTTTCATCTGTCATAGGTAGTCTTGGTGACCGAATCGACAATGATGCTTTGTTCGAAGAATTGCAAGCGCTTGGACCGAAATCAATTACTGAACTTAGAGCACTCAACTCTATGTCTGACGAAGAATTAAAACACTTCGCAGGTTTATATGAGAAACGTTTTGAGCTAGCTAGAACGCAAGCCAACAAAGAATTAGAACCGTTGAAAGAAGACATTACTCAGCAAATCAAAGACCTCAACGAGGCGTCGCAAAAAGAACTACTCTTAGTAGAAAAAGAGTGGAAAAAAGCAATCAATAATATTGTGTTGGGTACTCAAAAAGAATTTGACAGCATGAATCAAGTTGGTAAAGACGCCATGAAAGGTCTTGAAGGCGGCATATTAAGCATGGAATCCAGTTTGATGGCAACAGCTCGAAGAATTGCTGACAGCATTAAAGCTACAATGCAATCCGCACTAGACATCCATTCTCCATCGCGTGTCATGCGTGATCAAGTCGGGAAGATGATTCCCGCAGGTATCGCAGTAGGAATAAAAGATAATGCGAGAATGGTTTACAACGAACTCGAAAACATGGCGAATAAGATGATTATGCCAGCTACTCCAGAACAAGCACTAGGGACGTCGAGAATGGCTTACAGCGGACGTGTCGGAGTGAGCGGTGGCAACACGTTCACTAGTAGAACCGATAAGTCTAAAAAGCAGGAAAATGATATCACGATTATCACGAATGACAGTGGCGCGAAAGAAATGGAGCGCACCTTGCGAAGATTGCAATTTGGATTATAA
- a CDS encoding Gp15 family bacteriophage protein, whose translation MRLNDALDTHFLFDEEMHNIDLSFDNVLDVFDVFGDPDLRGYEKAEIALVLLLGKEYKGDTNQLWNYVYVKFIHVEDKRPIEYDRKGNPMPVQKESKKSIDFEKDAEYIFASFQQAYGMNLFEQQGKLQWSEFRALLSGLPSDTIMQRIIQIRLWEPSKGESSEYKQAMREMQKIYALEEVEEE comes from the coding sequence ATGCGGTTAAACGATGCGTTGGACACTCATTTTTTGTTTGACGAGGAAATGCACAACATTGATTTATCTTTTGACAATGTGTTAGATGTGTTTGATGTGTTCGGAGATCCCGATTTACGAGGTTATGAAAAAGCTGAGATTGCCCTCGTTCTGTTGCTGGGTAAAGAATACAAAGGCGATACTAACCAACTATGGAATTATGTCTATGTAAAATTCATCCACGTTGAAGACAAACGTCCTATCGAATACGACCGAAAAGGCAATCCTATGCCTGTTCAAAAAGAATCAAAGAAGTCGATTGATTTTGAGAAAGATGCCGAGTACATCTTTGCTTCGTTCCAACAGGCCTATGGAATGAACTTATTTGAACAACAAGGTAAATTGCAATGGTCGGAGTTTCGGGCGCTGTTAAGCGGCTTGCCATCAGACACAATCATGCAAAGAATCATCCAAATACGTTTGTGGGAACCGTCAAAAGGTGAATCGAGCGAATACAAGCAGGCGATGCGGGAGATGCAGAAAATATATGCTCTCGAAGAAGTAGAAGAAGAGTAA
- a CDS encoding putative Ig domain-containing protein has product MAETFKIYKGATMVKEGVSPLAITGIAPNTAVAKGDYQAVRVLDGKESAKVDIPAFTTLPISVTGVTLTPKTSSAESGTAASRQLAAAVAPANATNKAVTYSIAPTTAGLSVSATGLIEWDDSVADGVYTTTVTTTDGNHTDTHVLTLTTP; this is encoded by the coding sequence ATGGCTGAAACATTCAAGATTTACAAGGGAGCCACGATGGTTAAAGAGGGGGTTAGTCCCCTCGCTATCACTGGTATAGCGCCGAATACAGCGGTAGCAAAAGGCGATTATCAAGCTGTCAGAGTGCTAGATGGCAAGGAGTCCGCGAAAGTGGACATTCCGGCGTTTACTACTCTACCGATTAGTGTTACAGGCGTGACTTTGACGCCAAAAACATCGAGTGCTGAAAGCGGAACGGCAGCGAGTCGTCAACTGGCGGCGGCTGTTGCACCCGCTAATGCTACGAATAAAGCTGTCACCTATTCAATCGCACCAACAACCGCAGGGTTATCAGTGAGTGCTACAGGATTGATTGAGTGGGATGATTCGGTTGCTGATGGAGTCTACACAACAACAGTGACAACTACTGACGGCAACCATACAGATACACACGTATTGACGTTAACAACGCCATAA
- a CDS encoding phage tail protein, translating into MGRKKNALRGHFVQAYVPGADTPVTDDWVELAKLISAINDDTQEETEDTAWYDGDGTPETSVTSVAGAYGVEGQYDPTDEAQQLIADMKYKTGDGRKIYHKIVSSDGTKQWVGRATVTAIVAGSGDASAYEAFSCNIRFDSIPEETAVTPGP; encoded by the coding sequence ATGGGTAGAAAAAAGAATGCGTTACGAGGGCACTTTGTGCAAGCTTATGTACCAGGGGCAGATACACCGGTGACTGATGATTGGGTGGAACTGGCGAAACTAATTTCCGCAATCAATGATGATACACAAGAGGAAACAGAAGACACAGCGTGGTATGACGGGGATGGTACACCAGAAACATCTGTAACTTCGGTGGCAGGGGCGTACGGCGTAGAAGGTCAATACGATCCCACGGACGAAGCGCAGCAATTAATTGCAGATATGAAATATAAGACTGGTGACGGACGCAAAATCTATCATAAAATCGTGTCGTCTGATGGCACGAAGCAATGGGTGGGGCGCGCAACAGTGACAGCGATTGTGGCGGGCTCTGGAGATGCGAGCGCTTATGAAGCATTTAGCTGCAACATTCGATTTGACAGCATCCCGGAAGAAACAGCGGTGACGCCGGGCCCGTAA
- a CDS encoding minor capsid protein — MVRVTINLTGVKKKLSQEAVNRGRYALANQAMPDMNQFVPMQSGGGILRLSAAIDADGKSIMYNTPYARAQFYGTNGKAVFSNYTTPGTGSRWDLKAKGVFMSDWINAFNKGADW; from the coding sequence ATGGTGCGGGTGACAATTAATCTAACTGGCGTTAAAAAGAAATTGAGCCAAGAAGCGGTCAACCGCGGTAGATACGCACTTGCTAATCAAGCGATGCCCGACATGAATCAATTTGTGCCAATGCAATCCGGAGGGGGTATCCTTCGGTTGTCAGCTGCAATCGATGCCGATGGTAAAAGTATTATGTACAACACGCCATATGCACGAGCGCAGTTTTACGGGACGAATGGTAAAGCGGTATTTAGTAATTACACAACGCCGGGGACTGGTTCTAGGTGGGATTTAAAAGCAAAAGGCGTATTCATGAGCGACTGGATCAATGCGTTTAACAAGGGAGCTGATTGGTAA
- a CDS encoding phage tail family protein — MITNLSVTNNSGDKFTFNHSNRLTKGLDLSGLRASVNRLETTSPGSKYQKTRLEERDFDIEFRMMRHSSPEIVMDNKRGNLYRVFNPNRNPMRLDFKLSDGKDYYLMAELTSSPIMPPDKSNNNAVWQNALLQFIATDPFIYEANHQSVDVATWIGAFEFPLEIPEEGIEMGYRSESLIANVFNGGQESTGMLIRFKALGTVVNPSLVNVNTYEEFKLNFTMQGGDMIEVSTYQGRKTITLIRNNVRSNIFYARKLLSKFLQLDVGDNLFRYDAESGLESLEIQMNFTPRLLGV; from the coding sequence ATGATTACCAATTTGAGTGTGACGAATAACAGTGGCGATAAATTCACATTCAATCATTCCAACAGGCTAACAAAGGGGCTGGATCTAAGCGGTTTACGTGCTAGTGTGAACCGCTTGGAAACAACTTCGCCTGGATCGAAATATCAAAAGACCAGACTAGAGGAACGGGACTTTGACATCGAATTTAGGATGATGCGGCACAGTTCACCTGAAATCGTGATGGATAACAAACGCGGGAATCTATATAGAGTGTTCAACCCTAATCGTAACCCTATGCGCTTGGATTTTAAGTTGAGCGATGGGAAAGATTATTACCTTATGGCGGAGTTGACGAGTTCTCCAATCATGCCACCCGACAAAAGCAATAATAACGCCGTGTGGCAAAATGCATTGTTGCAGTTTATCGCCACTGATCCATTCATTTATGAAGCAAATCATCAAAGCGTGGACGTAGCTACGTGGATTGGCGCGTTTGAATTTCCATTGGAGATTCCTGAGGAAGGAATTGAAATGGGCTATCGTAGCGAGTCGTTGATAGCGAACGTATTTAATGGTGGGCAGGAATCAACCGGGATGCTAATACGATTTAAAGCGCTCGGAACGGTCGTCAACCCATCGCTTGTCAACGTCAACACATACGAGGAGTTTAAACTCAATTTTACAATGCAGGGTGGCGACATGATTGAAGTATCTACTTACCAGGGGAGAAAAACAATTACGTTGATACGTAATAACGTGCGCTCGAACATCTTTTATGCGCGGAAGTTACTGAGTAAGTTCTTGCAATTAGATGTGGGCGATAATCTTTTCAGATACGATGCAGAAAGCGGCTTGGAGAGTCTTGAAATACAAATGAATTTCACGCCGCGCTTATTGGGGGTGTAA
- a CDS encoding putative minor capsid protein, whose product MPKPPIDFLVDSFIYREYTGENNWSEPEYAAPVLIECCRIDRGAAYTSTTAGKLLLYNAVVFCYEGMTTPLPAFKTQSVLEYDGQEHVVTKVIPIYEAYSTTIYSYELEVV is encoded by the coding sequence ATGCCGAAGCCACCCATCGATTTCCTTGTCGATTCATTCATCTATCGAGAATATACGGGCGAAAACAATTGGTCGGAACCAGAATACGCTGCACCTGTATTGATTGAATGCTGTCGTATAGACAGAGGGGCGGCGTATACATCTACGACAGCCGGAAAGCTATTACTCTACAACGCTGTAGTGTTTTGCTACGAAGGTATGACGACGCCCTTGCCTGCATTTAAAACGCAATCCGTTCTTGAATACGATGGACAGGAACACGTGGTAACGAAAGTAATCCCAATCTACGAAGCCTACAGCACCACTATTTACTCTTACGAGTTGGAGGTGGTCTGA
- a CDS encoding phage scaffolding protein, whose translation MNREALKEMGLTDEQIDKVMASHGSVVNATKGELTAMTTERDDLKGQLTDRDTQLEELRKIDAEGLQQKITELQSANETTKSEYEEKLHNQAFDFKLQEALTGAKVRNPKALKALLDVEKIKLDGETLLGLDDQLKTLKESDDYLFESGETPPNSPAIVTPGNPNGGENTPDDPFAAKMAKYN comes from the coding sequence ATGAACAGAGAAGCATTGAAAGAAATGGGATTGACTGATGAACAAATCGATAAAGTGATGGCTAGTCACGGTTCTGTGGTAAACGCAACAAAGGGTGAACTAACGGCAATGACGACTGAACGAGACGACTTGAAAGGTCAATTGACTGATCGTGATACACAGCTTGAAGAATTGAGAAAGATCGATGCGGAAGGTTTGCAACAAAAGATCACTGAGTTGCAAAGTGCAAACGAAACCACGAAAAGTGAGTACGAGGAGAAACTTCATAATCAAGCGTTTGATTTCAAACTACAAGAAGCGCTAACGGGTGCAAAAGTACGTAATCCGAAAGCGTTAAAAGCGTTGTTGGACGTGGAGAAAATCAAGTTAGACGGTGAAACGTTGCTAGGCTTGGACGACCAATTGAAAACGCTGAAAGAATCGGATGACTATCTGTTTGAATCAGGGGAAACGCCACCCAATTCACCGGCAATCGTCACGCCGGGCAATCCGAATGGCGGAGAGAATACGCCAGATGATCCGTTTGCGGCTAAGATGGCGAAATACAACTAA
- a CDS encoding phage capsid protein: MIKKPELLRLNIQFFAGENNNLAVRSYQKQFKELLQAVYQKQAYFREFFGGGIEALDGVTHNKTAFSIKTSDIPVVIGTEYNKDANVAFGTGTSSTNRFGERKEIIYTDTDVPYDWEWTWHEGIDKHTVNNDFAATVADRSELQAQAKVQLFDNKGGLFISKVADQTFDLADLSNDAVLKLFNDLSNAYVNMEAIGTKMAWVKPELYNAIVDHPITSTAKHSGANIDTNGIITFKGFQIKEVPETKFQAGELAYTSIVGVGKQFTGINTARTIPSEDFDGVAFQGAGKAGEFILPANKKAVIKVTLTP; this comes from the coding sequence ATGATTAAAAAACCAGAACTATTGCGTTTGAACATCCAGTTCTTCGCGGGAGAAAACAACAACCTAGCAGTACGTAGTTACCAGAAGCAATTCAAGGAACTATTGCAAGCGGTCTACCAAAAGCAAGCATACTTCCGTGAGTTTTTCGGTGGTGGAATCGAAGCGTTGGATGGTGTTACTCACAATAAAACTGCATTTTCCATCAAAACAAGTGATATTCCAGTCGTTATCGGCACGGAATACAACAAAGATGCTAACGTTGCATTTGGAACAGGCACAAGCAGCACTAACCGTTTCGGCGAACGGAAAGAAATTATCTACACGGACACAGATGTGCCTTATGACTGGGAGTGGACTTGGCACGAGGGTATCGACAAGCACACAGTCAACAATGACTTTGCTGCAACAGTTGCTGACCGTTCGGAATTACAAGCGCAGGCTAAAGTGCAGTTGTTTGATAACAAAGGTGGACTGTTCATCTCAAAGGTTGCTGACCAAACGTTTGATTTAGCTGACTTGTCAAATGATGCGGTGTTAAAGCTGTTCAACGACCTGTCCAACGCTTATGTGAACATGGAAGCGATCGGGACGAAAATGGCGTGGGTGAAACCAGAATTGTATAACGCAATCGTTGACCATCCAATCACTTCTACTGCAAAGCATTCTGGTGCGAATATCGATACGAACGGGATTATCACATTCAAAGGCTTCCAAATCAAGGAAGTACCTGAAACGAAATTCCAAGCCGGCGAACTTGCTTATACATCTATCGTTGGTGTAGGTAAACAGTTCACGGGTATCAATACAGCGCGCACAATCCCTTCAGAGGACTTTGACGGCGTGGCGTTCCAAGGAGCTGGTAAAGCAGGAGAATTCATTCTACCGGCTAATAAAAAGGCTGTTATCAAAGTTACACTTACGCCCTAA